CACGGATTATACAGAAATCTGTTGTACAGGGCAAATGTTTCATATAATATGTTCTGCAGACTCgtttttacagaaatattattctacaaaacatttttctatagAATATTTGTCTACGGATTGTGTTTGACAGAACGTACATTCAGAGCAATAATCGAATcgtaaaaatcataaatttaaCTATCcatttcgtacattttgatttaatttaactcaatctaatataatttaaattatttgtattgAATTTATGTGTGTTGTGGCGACGTTGATTAACGGCTTCCAACCTTTTATCATCGCCATTATTTTATGCCTAAATCGTTCTTATCGTCACAGATACTGTGCCTGAACTCCAGTACACGTTCATTGAGCAAGCTCTGACCGCTGGACGTCCCGTGTCTCTCCGTTGCTCGGCAACCGGTTCTCCGCCACCATCGTTCACCTGGTTGCTAGACGGTCAGCCGTTGGGCGATATAGTGGCTGGCCACAGGTGACTCAAACTGCAATTTTCACATTGCGCTCTTACCCATGCAGTTTAATAGAATAATTTGATTTATCAACTACTTGTCGTGATTTTTTAGATATGCAATAGGTCAGTACGTTGACCAATCTGGTGACGTCATCAGCCACCTTAATATATCTTCGGCGGGATCCGAGGACGGTGGTCTCTACACCTGTGTCGCCGCGAATGCTCTTGCGAGCGTCGAGCACAAAGCAAGACTGAACATTTACGGTAAGTTGGAGTTGGATGTTGTAAGATAAAATTTGgattaaaatgttttaaaCTGACTTGATGTTATGTTCAGTATCACGataaaagtttttgagtttAATTGAGGAGTGTAAACACTGATGCCAACAGCCACTCCACTCactcaaaatcatttaaacTCATTGGTAGTCATTCAACGAAATCGTCAGTCATACATGAAAAATCATTGTGAGGAACCTTGAGTTAGACCGAATGGTTTCACCAGGTTCGCCTTACATCAGGTCTATTGCACCGGTGCGAGCAATAGCCGGGAAGGACATAACTATCGCCTGTCCTTACTCTGGCTATCCAATAACTTCAGTGGAGTGGTCAAAGGGCGGAGTTCAACTGCCGTTGGACATTAGGCAGAAGCTGAATGAAGGTTTGCTGACTATAACTTCGGTGGATACTAACGACAACGGGACGTACACCTGCACCGTGCGTAGGTCAGGAGAAACTGCCAGCAGAGACATAGTGCTCACTGTTAGTAGTAAGTGTGAAATCTTGACGCGACACTACGGGCATTCGTTCGATACGTGAGCAACTGAAACACAGGGGCAGATTGTGTATAACCGTTTCGATTCCAGGTCCACCGGTCATGACACCCTTTAGTTTTGACCAAAACTTACAAGAAGGAAAATGGGCGCAGGCGACCTGCAGCGTAACTTCCGGAGACCTTCCAATTTACTTCACGTGGCTGAAGGACGGGGAACAAATACCACCGTCGCTTCGAGTGAGCAACTCTCGGGACTACTGTCTCTGATTTATCTAGCAACTTCCAACGCGGGGTCAAAACTTGCTTGAATGTAATTTTAAAGTTGCTTCTGAATTTGGTCGACTGTTAAACCTTTGTGTGGGTGTTGTTTCAGATCGAGGAACAGGTCCAAACGTTTTATAGTCTGTTACTTTTTCACGAAGTTTCATCACGACATAGTGGAAAATACACTTGTATAGCGACCAATCATGCTGCCAAAGTAAATCACACTGCCGAACTACTGGTAAAAGTTCCTCCGCAATGGACTTTCGAGCCTCAAGATGTATCCACCCTGCTCGGGAATCCGTTGAACATACATTGCGAGGCCAAAGGATTTCCTCCCCCGCAAATCACTTGGCTTCGGGGTCACGGAAGATCGTCTAATGACTTTCAACCGCTGATCGGATTGGATGGCAGGATAACCATCCAGCCAAATGGTTCTCTGTGGACAGCTTCTGCCGGTCCACAAGACGAAGGACATTATCTGTGCCGAGCAAACAACGGCATCGGTCTGGGCCTTAACAAACTAATTTACGTCTCAGTGAACGGTAAGTTTGATGGTTATTCATCCTCAAGACTTCTTATCTTCATTGGACTTTTGATTACCACTACAGAACCGGCAAGATTCGAGATCCAGAGTAAAAACGTAACTATCAGACGCGGCGAACCGGTGAGTCTTGACTGTTCCGTCATTGGAGATAATCCAATTGAAGTTCAATGGACCCATAATAACAACCGATTGGACTTGAACAACTATCGTTTAAGCATCAGTCAAGTTAAGTCGGAAGAAGGGTTGAGATCACAATTATCAATTGGACGAAGTGATCGTCAAGATTCCGGCGTCTACAGATGCGTTGCGAGTAACGTATTTGGAATAAGCGAGCATCTCATATATCTGGCTATTCAAGGTACgttggttttaatttttatttgcttttgcTAAAATCGGGAAATTTGTTGGTTGGGTATTTGCTGAAGTTCTGCGTTTTTATCCttcattctttatttataATGCTAGTTAGTAagagtttgaatatttttattttgcaccATTGAAGTAGGTTTATCCATTCGTTTGCACATACTTAGAGTGCGTGTGCCTAAATTCTTACAGAAAGGCCGGATCCACCGATGGCTCTTGAAGTTATAGAAATTGGTTCCCGATCGATCCGGCTTTCTTGGAAGCAGTCCTTCGACGGGAACAGTCCAATAATCAACTACGCAATTCAGTATCGTCCACTTGGTATCGGCGTTACAGAAGAGTGGGACTCTCCTCAGACGCACAACATAACGATCAACGCCAAAACCATGAGTGTAGGCGGGGCGACAAATCCAACGCTGAATGGTTGTTATTGTCTCTCACGTACCGCCATTATTGACAGAATGACCGATATCATTTACAATATTAAATTTCCGACGTCGGTCAATGAAATGTAATTCCCCAGGTCTGGCTCACTATGACACGATGAGTGCAGATCAGGAAATGGCGTTGGTCGGTGGCCTTCATCCGGCAGTGACTTACTCGTTCAGGATGTTTGCCGTAAATGCCATTGAAGCTAGCGCGCCCACAGACCCGGTGGTGGCTAAGACTCAAGAAGAAGGTACTGTCATTGAATAGTtaacgaaaaatctttattttccCACGAATGACTAATTAATATGACCCGTTCTTACACGCGATCGATCTTCCAGCACCAATGGATTCCCCTCAAAGCGTTAGTGTCCAGAGTGCAGGTCCCGGCGAGCTGATAGTCAGCTGGCAGGTAATTGTACTCCATtataaaattccgaatttctaGAGTCTGTAAACCGGTAGAAAACGAGTATACATTTGACCGAATCATGGACATTCAGACTCCGTCAAGAGACATGTGGAACGGTGAACTCCTTGGTTACATAGTGACCTGGTCTGAGCACTCCACGTCGACTTCGGGCGTCAATCAAAGTAAAAGCCTCACGGTGAATGGTTGGGCAACGACGAAAATCCAACTCACCGGACTTCGGAAGTTCACTAAATACGACGTGACGGTTAGAGCATTCAACAGCATCGCTAGTGGACCGGCAAGCAATCCAGTAGTGGGAACGACTCAGGAAGGCGGTAATTAGTCCAAGAAAAAACGTTTGCCTTTTTCCGTGAGAGCTCTACAGGGGACGATTcagtaataatgtttcacgtCTTACAGTACCCGAAGCACCACCATCACAGGTAACGTGCACCCCACTGTCGTCACAAAGCGTCAAAGTGTCTTGGGCTGCACCCCCAGCGCATCAGCATGGTGGTATCATTCAAGGATACAAAGTCTACTACAGACCTGTTCCCACTAGTAACAGTGAGTGCTGATTTCACAGAACATCAACATTTTTCTATGTATTTATAAAGGTTTGGGGATAAAATTTGGAACACATTAGACAAAGTTCATTTTAAACTTCACAAATCTCGTAAACATCATGAAAAGTCAGTGCTATTTGGTTCTTAACACCTGCAattccgaatttcaaattttccttgTCATTTTATAAAGTAATTTTCTGGTACCACAGTGGAAATATCGACAGTCGGAGAAGTGAAGCGAACTTCAAGTGAAGAGACGTACCTGCACACATTGTACAAATACACAAACTACTCGATCAGGGTCTTAGCCTACACAGGAGCAGGTGATGGAGAACTGAGTCCACCAACGTATTGCTCAACCGAAGAGGATGGTGAGAATCCTTCCCATCCTTGATACGGTTCAATTTTTACTTCGgacatttttcaccttttcacAATGATCGGTCTTCTTCATCACTTGCCAACAGTTCCGGGGCCTCCAGCTGGAATCAAGGCATTGGCTTTGACCGCTGACAGCATTCTCGTATCTTGGTTGCCACCGCTGCAACCAAATGGACACGTTTCCCTCTACACGGTGTACAGTAGAGAGGCTGGAGCCACCCGAAATAACACTCATACGATGCATGATCCACCGTCTTCCGCGAGCGATACTTTGACCATGGAATTAAGAGGCTTAACAGTAAGGTGAGCAATTTCGATTACTATCCGCATGACATAGAGGTGATTGAAATGAGATTTTCTGACTCCCATCTTCGAAGGAAttcgggatttttttttatcttgctcATCCCTCCCATTATCCTTTCAAATACATCACCGGCtgttcttttgttttcaaattctttcgaTGCAAATTAAATGCTCAATTCCGACAGTAAATAATTGGACTAGTTCCGATTCTCCCGATGTTGCAAGTGGACTAGAAGAATGAATTTCTAAAGATTCTCAAAcgcttctgaaatttttttgtacagacAGCTATACGAGTTTTGGGTTACTGCGACCACAGGGCTTGGAGAAGGTGAACGAACTACAATCGTCACTCAAACTACGGACACTCGAAGTACGTATATGAAGCTGCTTGGAATAGGATTTCCCCACTAATATGCATTCATTTCTGTACGCAGTGTAAATATTATGAGTATAGACTGCATGATTCGAACTATCATTGATTATTCTGTTGTTTCAGTGAGCTTGTATTGTATGCATTAGTACCTCATGACGGTATTTAACGAGCTCATATGTTATTCTGTAGAAGTAACAAAGTAGTTATCACTGTGACTTAATTGACCGCCAATTTTTTAGGATTCTTCATTCATTTGCTGAACATTCATCGGCCCAATAATGTCCATCTTTCTATTCCGTATCTGTAGTGATTATCGAACAAAATCTTGAAATGGTCTTTCAATTTGTTATCAAGTCGCGTTACACATATTCCTGTGCAAATTACCGTAGCCGTACGAATAAAATCTAGTTACAACACTATCGCcaagtttcaatttcaataactCGCCTGCAATCTTTTGTACCtctatttattaataaaatgttacacaatttaattatttcagttCCAGCCAGAGTCGCGTCCTTCTCTCAGATCATGCGAAAGGCCGTCAAATCTTCGGTCACGTTGCCGTGTCTTGTAGTTGGAAATCCCACCCCCCGTCCAAAGTGGACTTATAAAAACAGCGAAATAGCGACTGGAAGACATTACGAGCTAACATCAGAAGGACACCTTAACATTCACAGTGAGCATGGCTTGTTTACCATTAAGTGTTGATAACTACGAAAATTATtagctgaaacatttttcaaaatactgaGGTAATATTCAAAAGTGCGGAGAACCTTTAAAGTTCTTAAGGGTTCGCGTACCCCATCGTAATAGTCTGACGAAGAGAATTgtctttttccaaaaataaacaaattatagtatttcaaaacttcagaacgaaatttaaaaaaaaaaatcactaataatttataaaaaattgttgaaccaaaaaattaaaaaaaaacctttcgtCAGActacagaaaaaataattatcaacccGATGTCCGATCACATTTATTGCTAAGACTTTATAACcgagtgaaattttctcaaaaacattttctattgaaaaattcttaaaagtaTGAAAACTTCAGGGGTATGTGAGCCATTAAATGATATCAGGCTTTCTCCTCATAGCATGTATTTATAAAGATCTGTACATTACTTTTGAGGAAataggtgaaaaatttataacagaaATCGACTCACCGATACTCTAGTGTGTAGGGAGCGTGACGACAAATTGCGTGTGTCGACACATACAATCAGCGTCATTCTTCTTCACACTAATTAAGACTCACAGCTTTTACAATGACAAATGTAATTCTGACCGTTCGCTATAACGAAGTTATTATCGTTCCGACATGTTCCGCGTAATTTACTAGTTGTAAaatactcattgtcagcctTATGATATTATACTGGATTTGGCGTCGGTGAACCCTGTTTCACAGTAATCCTGTTACACGCTTGTAACGCAACCCATTATTGTTATCAGCGGATGGCCGTACTGTGTGACATTTTCAGGCTTGGAGCAGTCAGTAGCAGGGAACTACACATGCTCTGCTAACAACTTGTTCGGAGATGATTCAGTTACATACACCGTAATTGTCGTGATGCCTCCACGAGCGCCTAAACTCGAATTGCAATATACAACACCGCACAGTATTCGCTTGCGATGGAATCATCCTGATAATGGCGGTGCCACCATCCAAGGTACAGATGAATCGCATAAACCGATATTATTATGGAACAGCTTTTTTTCTGAAGCAGAAAGAATAGTAGGCAAACATAAGATTCTGCAACCGCTTGAATTTGATCTGAATTCTTTACAGGATACGTGTTGAGTTACAAAAGAGACCGAGATGGATGGGAAGAGATCGCGGTTTCACCGGAGCAGACGGCGTACACTTTGAGTGACCTTAAGTGCGGTTCGTCGTATCTCGCCCATTTGACTGCCCACAACAGAGTTGGTACTGGTGAACCAAGTGGATTAATCAGTGCCACAACCAAAGGCAGTGgtaagtataaattttctattttctgccAAGACTCTGTTAgtgaagaaagtaaaaaatataaataacggaaaacatatttatgtattgtttAGCTCCACTGCTACCAAAGGAGAAAGATATCATCTCCGCAAACTCGACGACCCTCCGATTGAATCTTCTTTCCTGGCCGACTGGAGGCTGCCCCATTTTGTACTACACAGTAGAGTACAAAAAACGCATCAGCTCAGAGTCATGGATCATGGTGGCGAACCGAGCCACAGAGAATCTGGTCATCAGAGACTTAAAACCAGCCACATGGTACAGCGTCAGACTCACGGCTCACAATGACGCTGGGGCGAAAGAAACGCAGATGGAATTTGCAACCACAACTATAAGAGGCGTCAGCATTGGTCCGCCCAACGATCTGATAATGGACAACGATGCGCCAAAGGGTGCTCCGACACACAGAATTCTCTATATCATCATCCCCGTTGTATGCGCCCTCGTCTTGGTGCTTTGCGCCATTTTACTTGGATACGTAGTCCTCAAACGTGGCAGGTAGGTCTTAGTCATTTACTGATTGCGAAATAGCTCACGCTTATCAGACATGATCGTACAGAGATCATACTACCTATTCGCAGTACTTGCAGTCATCGCGAAAAACGTtgcttcagaaaaaaatctggcaATTTCAAAACACTTCATTATTCACCAACCGTTATTTTACCATTTTCCTACATTTATTTGCGTGCATGCAAAAACTTTTGTACtttgaattttgtgaaaacGGCGAAATTGATGCAGACATTTGGAAAGGAcatcaatttttgtacaaagaCACAACACTATTTTTTGGCTATCTCTCCACGTCAGGTTACAGAACGGTGGTAGCccaaatttccgaaaaattcTTAATACTCGTAATTTTCCACGAATTCTCGTAAAATTTGATAGACGATCACTAATCGTTTTCTATTCGTTATACTTCACTGTTGCTTATACCCACAGATATCATTTATTCCGTATTTGTGATCATCGGTTTCTTCTTCGGTATTGTTCCagaattggaaatttttttcgcacgaTAATTTCTTCCAATCTTTTGCATTCGAATATCTATCGAATTAAATTGAGCTATTGAAGACTAAAAATGCAATCACCCGGCCATGGCTACTGCAAAAAAACTAAGCGCTCTTATTTATCCGGCTAGTTACTTCGTCAACACGAGTCACAACATTTGTCAGCACTCCTCTGCAGGCAATTTCTTGTCTTCTAGAGAGAGTGGCGGCTACCTAGGGGAGATGTTGGCAGgccaacagcagcagcaactccAGCAGCCGGTTGGTATGGGGTTGGCCCAGCAGTTGCAGCCCGGGATGCAGCAGCTGGGCCACCAGCCCCACCATTTATCCAGCTGCATGTCAACGGTCCAGCTTAAATCGACGGCTGAACGTGACAATCGTCGAAACCACCAGGTCTATACAAGCTCGCCGGTTAAACAGGAAAACCTTAAACCGAACGATCATGGGTCAGGTAGGAGCAGTCTCTTAGTATCTCTCTACTCCCAATTGATCTCAGAAACTGCCAAGCTAGGGTTACTCTGTTTCATTAACATCGAATTCatctcatttattttatttgcataGAAATGTACGAGATCAGTCCGTACGCGACGTTCAGCGTACCTGGACGGGAAAACCGGTCAGTCACTACCGCCACTTTGGACTACACGATGCAATTCAAGACCTTTGGCCACTTAGAAAACGAGGACATCAACATAATCGATTACGAAAGATCGAGTATCGATTATGAGAGGTACGTAAGTGCTCCTCAATATCAGCAGATATTGTACTCTGTTACGCAATTGACATAGCATGTTTTTACCTACTTGGAAACATGTTCTCATTGGCATAAGAATTTCTTGCACATTGCTTGTCTGGCTTTGATCCTTTGACCATAACACGGTGAATTTGACGATTATAATGCAACTGCGTATTTCAGATCGAAAACACCAAGGTGGCACAAACAACGCTATTTTCCCAGCATCGCGGAAGCGGAAAGTAAACTCCGGTCACACAGGCAGGGTTCCGGAAGTGATACTTCCGGTAGCCCCTGCGGAGAATGTGCCGGACCCAGCTACAGGGTACCCGTGAAGCCTTGTAGAGGTGCGTTGGTATCATTCGTTAAATCGGACTGAAGCTTAGAGACCACTTTGGAAACCTCATGGATTCGATTAATTCTCATCATATTACCTCTATCGCATATAACGAtgttgtgaaaatttatagcTATCGATTTACAGTTTGAATTTACCTTGTACCGCAGTCTGTATGAAGGTTGATTCAAGGGCACGGACCACTTGTATAATCGCTTGACTCGTTTCTCAATCCGCAGATATATTTTCGAGGGGCGTCGAGTCTAGCACTGAATCCAATAACGAGGGTTCGCCGTTGACGAGGAGGCGTAGCCGGCAACCCAGCAGGTCCACTCGCAGGTAGC
The genomic region above belongs to Diprion similis isolate iyDipSimi1 chromosome 8, iyDipSimi1.1, whole genome shotgun sequence and contains:
- the LOC124409185 gene encoding Down syndrome cell adhesion molecule-like protein Dscam2 isoform X4, which codes for MEFVLLPFLLLLSACSFELAVGQQGPVFIQEPPSTLVFSNTTGSQLSCSAHGSPTPHVTWTTSPDQRPVTAVPGLRQLLGNGTLYFPPFLAQDFRAEVHSARYRCRASNSVGAVLSREVTLRAVLTVSGYDVRVNRAPVVTGCNAVLSCTAREDVKEHLTVTSWFRDDAILLPGSTDTGGRFLVTSQGELHIRAARAEDGRATYSCLTLHSLTGERRRSDPATLTVTEQSGSMRPTLTQRSQMVISAEKGSNTHITCSAQGSPPPVFTWYKDVDGHLIPVESSSRIQLWGDLMQIRRVDAQDAGRYVCRASNQFGEQRAETHLAVTSKLNARIHPQIQTVHSGATAMMNCTVEGYPVESVEWLHDGVAVLTGQDSRINLQTPLVLVVSFVGRRDRGMYQCLVRSDKENAQATAEVQLGDTVPELQYTFIEQALTAGRPVSLRCSATGSPPPSFTWLLDGQPLGDIVAGHRYAIGQYVDQSGDVISHLNISSAGSEDGGLYTCVAANALASVEHKARLNIYGSPYIRSIAPVRAIAGKDITIACPYSGYPITSVEWSKGGVQLPLDIRQKLNEGLLTITSVDTNDNGTYTCTVRRSGETASRDIVLTVSSPPVMTPFSFDQNLQEGKWAQATCSVTSGDLPIYFTWLKDGEQIPPSLRIEEQVQTFYSLLLFHEVSSRHSGKYTCIATNHAAKVNHTAELLVKVPPQWTFEPQDVSTLLGNPLNIHCEAKGFPPPQITWLRGHGRSSNDFQPLIGLDGRITIQPNGSLWTASAGPQDEGHYLCRANNGIGLGLNKLIYVSVNEPARFEIQSKNVTIRRGEPVSLDCSVIGDNPIEVQWTHNNNRLDLNNYRLSISQVKSEEGLRSQLSIGRSDRQDSGVYRCVASNVFGISEHLIYLAIQERPDPPMALEVIEIGSRSIRLSWKQSFDGNSPIINYAIQYRPLGIGVTEEWDSPQTHNITINAKTMSVGGATNPTLNGLAHYDTMSADQEMALVGGLHPAVTYSFRMFAVNAIEASAPTDPVVAKTQEEAPMDSPQSVSVQSAGPGELIVSWQTPSRDMWNGELLGYIVTWSEHSTSTSGVNQSKSLTVNGWATTKIQLTGLRKFTKYDVTVRAFNSIASGPASNPVVGTTQEGVPEAPPSQVTCTPLSSQSVKVSWAAPPAHQHGGIIQGYKVYYRPVPTSNMEISTVGEVKRTSSEETYLHTLYKYTNYSIRVLAYTGAGDGELSPPTYCSTEEDVPGPPAGIKALALTADSILVSWLPPLQPNGHVSLYTVYSREAGATRNNTHTMHDPPSSASDTLTMELRGLTVRQLYEFWVTATTGLGEGERTTIVTQTTDTRIPARVASFSQIMRKAVKSSVTLPCLVVGNPTPRPKWTYKNSEIATGRHYELTSEGHLNIHSLEQSVAGNYTCSANNLFGDDSVTYTVIVVMPPRAPKLELQYTTPHSIRLRWNHPDNGGATIQGYVLSYKRDRDGWEEIAVSPEQTAYTLSDLKCGSSYLAHLTAHNRVGTGEPSGLISATTKGSAPLLPKEKDIISANSTTLRLNLLSWPTGGCPILYYTVEYKKRISSESWIMVANRATENLVIRDLKPATWYSVRLTAHNDAGAKETQMEFATTTIRGVSIGPPNDLIMDNDAPKGAPTHRILYIIIPVVCALVLVLCAILLGYVVLKRGSYFVNTSHNICQHSSAGNFLSSRESGGYLGEMLAGQQQQQLQQPVGMGLAQQLQPGMQQLGHQPHHLSSCMSTVQLKSTAERDNRRNHQVYTSSPVKQENLKPNDHGSEMYEISPYATFSVPGRENRSVTTATLDYTMQFKTFGHLENEDINIIDYERSSIDYERSKTPRWHKQRYFPSIAEAESKLRSHRQGSGSDTSGSPCGECAGPSYRVPVKPCRDIFSRGVESSTESNNEGSPLTRRRSRQPSRSTRR